A genomic stretch from Thermomonospora umbrina includes:
- a CDS encoding transcriptional regulator: protein MTVADRAEEGFNATIHAPNRLRICAMLESADQVEFGLIQERLDVSASVLSKHVGVLMDAGYVEQTKAVRDTRQRVWLSLTKTGRRAYQAHVAALRAIVGEAPDEVRRSAE, encoded by the coding sequence ATGACCGTCGCCGACAGGGCCGAAGAGGGCTTCAACGCCACGATCCACGCGCCGAACCGGCTCCGGATCTGCGCGATGCTGGAGTCGGCCGACCAGGTCGAGTTCGGCCTGATCCAGGAACGGCTGGACGTCAGCGCCTCGGTGTTGAGCAAGCACGTCGGCGTCCTCATGGACGCCGGATACGTCGAGCAGACCAAGGCCGTCCGCGACACCCGCCAACGCGTGTGGCTCTCGCTCACCAAGACCGGCCGCCGCGCCTATCAAGCCCACGTCGCCGCCCTGCGCGCCATCGTCGGCGAGGCCCCCGACGAGGTCCGCCGGTCGGCCGAGTAG
- a CDS encoding alpha/beta hydrolase, whose product MKRRLRRPVQALVATAALTAAMVTAVSPAQADANPYQRGPEPTEQSVTAERGPFATSTVGVPAGSGTGFNRGTIYYPTDTSQGTFGAIAVIPGFTGPESSIAWFGPHLASHGFVVMTLTTSSGWDFPASRTNQLLAALDYLTGKSAVRDRIDATRLGVMGHSMGGGGSLGAAAKRPAIQAAVPLTPWHLDKTWNEVRVPTMIIGAEADTTASVGSHSERFYASLTNASDRAYLELESAGHLVPISYTPTIAKYSLSWLKRFVDNDTRYDRFLCPAPQPSSLISEYRDTCPHS is encoded by the coding sequence GTGAAGAGGCGTCTCCGAAGGCCCGTTCAGGCTCTGGTGGCCACGGCGGCGCTGACCGCCGCGATGGTCACCGCCGTGTCCCCCGCCCAGGCCGACGCGAACCCGTACCAGCGTGGACCGGAACCCACCGAGCAGAGCGTCACCGCCGAGCGCGGACCGTTCGCCACGAGCACGGTCGGTGTTCCCGCCGGCAGCGGCACCGGCTTCAACCGGGGCACGATCTACTACCCGACCGACACGAGCCAGGGGACCTTCGGGGCCATCGCGGTCATCCCGGGCTTCACCGGGCCCGAGTCGAGCATCGCGTGGTTCGGTCCCCACCTCGCGTCCCACGGCTTCGTGGTGATGACGCTGACGACCTCCAGCGGCTGGGACTTCCCCGCGTCGCGGACCAACCAACTCCTCGCCGCGCTCGACTACCTGACCGGCAAGAGCGCCGTGCGCGACCGGATCGACGCCACCCGGCTGGGTGTCATGGGGCACTCGATGGGCGGCGGCGGAAGCCTCGGCGCGGCCGCCAAGCGGCCCGCGATCCAGGCCGCCGTCCCGCTGACACCCTGGCACCTGGACAAGACCTGGAACGAGGTCCGTGTCCCGACGATGATCATCGGTGCCGAGGCGGACACCACGGCCTCGGTGGGCTCGCACTCCGAGCGCTTCTACGCCAGCCTGACGAACGCCTCCGACCGGGCGTACCTGGAGCTGGAGAGCGCCGGCCACCTCGTGCCCATCTCTTACACGCCGACGATCGCGAAGTACTCGCTGTCCTGGCTGAAGCGCTTCGTCGACAACGACACCCGCTACGACAGGTTCCTCTGCCCGGCTCCCCAGCCGAGCTCGTTGATCAGCGAGTACCGGGACACCTGCCCACACTCCTGA
- the hemC gene encoding hydroxymethylbilane synthase, whose translation MAAEIVHAGQSEFPTSGERPTLRLGTRTSPLAMAQARTVAERIAGLAGVTVDIVGIRTSGDRHQGHLGELGGKGAFLREIDRALIAQEIDVAVHCLKDVPGDVPRPEELVFAAFLERDDTEDVLLFPAASGFRRMADLPEGARVGTSAVRRRAQLRRLRPDLRVEFLRGNVNSRLARLDTGEEFDAIVLARAGLARLGIDRPGDPLDLVPAVGAGVLAVDCRRADADVVRLAQRLDHAPTRRCATAERAMLHGLRGHCNSPIAGHAAFHRDGRLGLRGAVFTPDGDRFVHSEQWAPPGKAAELGAYVAEDLLRGGARALIDGIPH comes from the coding sequence ATGGCGGCCGAAATCGTACACGCCGGGCAGTCGGAATTCCCCACGTCCGGCGAACGCCCGACATTGCGGCTCGGCACGCGCACGTCGCCGCTGGCGATGGCGCAGGCCCGCACGGTGGCGGAACGGATCGCGGGGCTCGCCGGCGTCACCGTCGACATCGTCGGCATCCGGACCTCCGGCGACCGTCACCAGGGTCATCTGGGCGAACTCGGCGGCAAGGGCGCGTTCCTCCGGGAGATCGACCGGGCCCTGATCGCCCAGGAGATCGACGTCGCCGTCCATTGCCTCAAGGACGTTCCGGGCGACGTCCCCCGGCCCGAGGAACTGGTCTTCGCGGCCTTTCTCGAACGGGACGACACCGAGGACGTGCTGCTGTTCCCCGCCGCCTCCGGATTCCGGCGCATGGCCGACCTGCCCGAAGGGGCGCGGGTGGGCACGTCGGCCGTGCGCAGACGGGCGCAGTTGCGCCGGCTGCGCCCCGACCTCAGGGTCGAGTTCCTGCGCGGCAACGTCAATTCGCGGCTCGCGCGGTTGGACACCGGTGAGGAGTTCGACGCGATCGTCCTCGCCCGCGCAGGCCTGGCCCGGCTCGGCATCGACCGGCCCGGTGACCCGCTGGACCTCGTCCCGGCCGTCGGGGCGGGCGTCCTCGCGGTGGACTGTCGGCGCGCGGACGCCGACGTCGTGCGGCTGGCGCAACGGCTGGACCACGCGCCGACCCGGCGGTGCGCCACCGCCGAACGCGCGATGCTGCACGGGCTGCGGGGCCACTGCAACAGCCCCATCGCCGGGCACGCCGCGTTCCATCGGGACGGGCGGCTCGGTCTCCGGGGAGCGGTCTTCACGCCCGACGGCGACCGGTTCGTGCACTCCGAGCAGTGGGCGCCCCCGGGCAAGGCCGCCGAGCTGGGCGCGTACGTCGCCGAGGACCTCCTCCGCGGCGGGGCGCGCGCCCTCATCGACGGCATCCCCCACTGA
- a CDS encoding vWA domain-containing protein: protein MTAAEISVDRDVVGVGREFAVAIRTTPLAAAPPLSGPGAAYVIALDASPSMSWPAEKDGETSRWRLAVQAVVELVRQLPPGDRIGLVAFDHQARPLVVDRPVSELRGTLEAVLGNESPPPYGGTNIEEALETSYRMLANSPAPSRRVILFSDGDPNTGVTTAEGLAAPAQRAAQHDVYTDTIGMGADADVDLLLALSVGGGCGHVSSKEGARERVTEIAARLARWGQNVAAPGGELDVEVHPFFPVAGVYQLVPTRRRLEVSVRKGDGGGQRLVIPLGAVGAGDQQPLFVLRLTAPDRVVRRRVDIVEATGSLRGTNGGALGKAVGSVQGVAEQESAPRLDRLMAEIDAIDTEARIARRLNETEPSRYDEVYREAIEEAQSRGLDELAGTYEASLDGLRHGQAPGDVRNEQRATSSTSKTSANRLLQARPELDPGLVARGGGRESRADRADRLRRSRPDDGWGEDSETEDRRG from the coding sequence GTGACCGCCGCCGAGATCTCCGTGGACCGTGACGTCGTCGGCGTCGGTCGCGAGTTCGCCGTGGCCATCCGGACCACGCCGCTGGCCGCCGCCCCACCGCTGTCGGGGCCCGGCGCGGCGTACGTCATCGCCCTGGACGCCAGCCCCTCGATGAGCTGGCCCGCCGAGAAGGACGGGGAGACCAGCCGCTGGCGGTTGGCCGTGCAGGCGGTCGTGGAGCTGGTGCGGCAGCTTCCCCCCGGCGACCGGATCGGGCTGGTCGCGTTCGACCATCAGGCGCGCCCGTTGGTGGTCGACCGGCCGGTGAGCGAGCTGCGCGGCACGTTGGAGGCCGTCCTCGGGAACGAGTCGCCGCCCCCGTACGGCGGCACCAACATCGAGGAGGCGCTGGAGACCTCGTACCGGATGCTGGCGAACTCCCCGGCGCCGTCCCGCCGGGTGATCCTCTTCAGCGACGGCGATCCCAACACCGGCGTCACCACCGCGGAGGGGCTGGCCGCGCCGGCGCAGCGGGCCGCCCAGCACGACGTCTACACCGACACCATCGGCATGGGCGCGGACGCCGACGTCGACCTGCTGCTGGCGTTGAGCGTCGGCGGCGGCTGCGGGCACGTGTCGTCCAAGGAGGGGGCCCGGGAACGGGTCACCGAGATCGCCGCGCGGCTGGCCCGCTGGGGCCAGAACGTGGCGGCCCCCGGCGGTGAGCTGGACGTCGAGGTGCATCCGTTCTTCCCGGTCGCCGGCGTCTACCAGCTCGTTCCGACCCGGCGGCGGCTGGAGGTCTCGGTCCGCAAGGGGGACGGCGGCGGTCAGCGGCTCGTGATCCCGCTGGGCGCCGTGGGCGCGGGCGACCAGCAGCCGCTGTTCGTGCTGCGGCTGACCGCGCCCGACCGGGTCGTGCGCAGGCGGGTCGACATCGTCGAGGCCACGGGGTCGCTGCGCGGAACGAACGGCGGGGCCCTCGGCAAGGCGGTGGGCTCGGTGCAGGGCGTCGCCGAACAGGAGTCCGCCCCGCGCCTCGACCGGTTGATGGCCGAGATCGACGCCATCGACACGGAGGCGCGGATCGCCCGGCGGCTCAACGAGACCGAGCCGTCCCGGTACGACGAGGTCTACCGCGAGGCGATCGAGGAGGCCCAGAGCCGGGGCCTGGACGAGCTGGCCGGGACGTACGAGGCGTCCCTGGACGGGCTGCGGCACGGCCAGGCGCCGGGGGACGTCCGCAACGAGCAGCGCGCCACCTCCAGCACCAGCAAGACCAGCGCCAACCGGCTCCTGCAGGCCCGACCGGAGCTGGACCCGGGGCTGGTGGCCCGGGGCGGGGGCCGGGAGAGCCGGGCCGACCGGGCCGACCGGCTGCGGCGTTCGCGACCCGACGACGGCTGGGGCGAGGATTCGGAGACCGAGGACCGCCGGGGATGA
- a CDS encoding HEAT repeat domain-containing protein, translated as MACVEDDDPRSLRRLGLLALAERLDAGHVVDGAEPLPQAVDEVPEVALAQARLYRRLRHGPCPQWRAVELPVRVRIAWLSAEIAHRPEVARDEPPGEPLYQAVRGLTAADVDEPGALARILADRPDPVLRGEALRLAREALHAALLSPGPARALVADLADDPDVAEEALRELAEPWAALDPLPGERLRRHLGTGSLEVVARHGHRDLLWEVAADRDRPPASRRRALDLLGDLADRDDVPDLLGLALEDPLLFAEPAFGCLRGLHRRGHFPVGDDVPAIVGLALADHRVPAEEPATVLYTCRHEALRELAAAPPDDPHWSRRLDLLVALAAQGVRDLAVGDTVAGLLRTARDPVPFLRALRVLRPTSASAEAAVLEALPRTPAAALDALEAVGGARTATVLAELLGGREIVAHLRPLRHRALEVLWHLTEDGDLRRALLDRLDPRDLPARIAVDLGGPDERELALLRAALAPDDPVEALCTSARNGGSAQIPVLADLLLRIVSDLAAAGGPPEGSGQEPVVPPEAVEALRGLGRRLYERGKIRPRCLLDATTAKEAGAALVADIAADLLERPELGHAERTILLALLLEVPAPGIRARVHPLLRHRDRHVRKHAIALLARDDDGADARALSAGLIPLTRAGDVQTVRQAVLALGRARARWAAEAIAACLDHSNMNVKKTAADALTCAGAPVAVPRLLFWLGAHDNPGLRDRLTKALRTILGDASAATVLAAADRADDDRTRTLLLMALDRRLEARAVGALVRQGSPSGARLLALVADGTIALRSGTASELAALGISPPPGRPADVDALVARGWDPDVALRLARGNEEVPSGLRPMLAHWLGLAEAHPETLGFVLRLCPPPWSADEVKLFARSVRPLVAGLADIDDDHRDRLVAVLNEAVAGLPASEAFEIASRLRALPPGAAGSRAWLALLRRSGAVLTRADVERALAAVRVGARPSAEDVLREAFAAPEMDEPLPEEAFRWREALSEAVRSPAALGRFRAEDGFAAVGSRHRLNALIDVFSSTELRDALLDWMCELQPVDAPPWTLAEKARRRAPALRTPRPSDLDQPRSAAQRERLLSMLDDPAPDRREAAARTLLTWPEPETRLAVLRAHLQGRVDITVTADLARASTLLGEGELHAPERLAAHLASTDLGPLVPHLLRRWEQGDPATRERAGQVLRRASPDTVAEAISDRLEAGAWGLLDLVAGVPLLRTPALTRTMRRLRQEGRDDLAAGLVLVDGPLRHPDAARRDEAVLAALRDRTAVRRPQPPSRADLFHAARTGTADQIRRALTLLAERPPEGSGFGELLDEMLGHPEARVRLQAHRITRKVLDRDAHLERTTWLLDDPQPDIVRSAAKALAHASWRPAIPGLVRLLTHAHPGVRRTAAEGLVLVGAPAIPALRHAAGRARPDRRPVYTEVLDRINAPGPDAGRRSAR; from the coding sequence ATGGCATGCGTGGAGGACGACGACCCCCGGTCCCTGCGACGCCTGGGCCTGCTCGCCCTCGCCGAACGCCTCGACGCCGGCCACGTGGTCGACGGCGCGGAGCCGCTTCCACAGGCTGTGGACGAGGTGCCGGAGGTGGCCCTCGCCCAGGCCCGTCTGTATCGCCGGCTTCGTCATGGGCCTTGTCCCCAGTGGCGCGCGGTCGAGTTGCCGGTCCGGGTTCGGATCGCGTGGCTGAGCGCCGAGATCGCCCATCGGCCCGAGGTCGCGCGGGACGAGCCCCCGGGCGAGCCGCTCTACCAGGCCGTGCGCGGGCTCACCGCAGCCGATGTGGACGAGCCCGGGGCGCTCGCCCGGATCCTCGCGGACAGGCCCGATCCGGTGTTGCGCGGGGAGGCGCTGCGGCTCGCCCGTGAGGCCCTCCACGCCGCCCTGCTGTCACCCGGCCCGGCGCGGGCGCTGGTGGCGGACCTCGCGGACGATCCCGACGTGGCCGAGGAGGCGCTCCGCGAGCTGGCCGAGCCGTGGGCCGCACTGGATCCGCTGCCCGGTGAGCGCCTGCGCCGCCACCTCGGCACGGGGTCGCTCGAGGTCGTGGCCCGGCACGGTCATCGTGACCTGCTCTGGGAGGTGGCCGCCGACCGCGACCGGCCCCCCGCGTCGCGCCGGCGCGCGCTGGACCTCCTCGGCGACCTCGCGGACCGGGACGACGTTCCCGACCTCCTGGGCCTCGCGCTCGAAGACCCGTTGCTGTTCGCCGAGCCGGCCTTCGGGTGCCTGCGGGGGCTGCATCGGCGAGGTCACTTCCCGGTCGGGGACGATGTGCCGGCGATCGTGGGGCTGGCGCTCGCCGATCACCGTGTTCCGGCCGAGGAGCCGGCCACCGTCCTGTACACCTGCCGCCACGAGGCGCTGCGGGAGCTGGCCGCCGCGCCGCCGGACGACCCGCACTGGTCACGGCGGCTGGACCTGCTCGTCGCCCTCGCCGCGCAGGGCGTCCGCGACCTCGCCGTGGGCGACACCGTCGCCGGTCTGCTGCGCACGGCCCGTGACCCGGTGCCGTTCCTGCGGGCCCTTCGCGTTCTTCGCCCTACGTCCGCGTCTGCGGAGGCCGCCGTTCTGGAGGCTCTTCCGCGTACGCCGGCGGCGGCTCTCGACGCGTTGGAGGCGGTCGGCGGGGCGCGCACGGCGACGGTGTTGGCCGAGCTGCTCGGCGGACGGGAGATCGTCGCCCACCTGCGGCCGTTGCGGCATCGGGCGTTGGAGGTGTTGTGGCATCTCACCGAGGACGGCGACCTGCGGCGGGCGCTGCTGGATCGACTGGACCCCCGAGACCTGCCCGCCCGCATCGCCGTCGACCTCGGAGGGCCCGACGAACGGGAACTCGCGCTGCTCAGAGCGGCCCTGGCCCCCGACGACCCGGTGGAGGCCCTGTGCACGTCGGCCCGCAACGGCGGCTCCGCCCAGATACCCGTTCTCGCCGATCTGCTGTTGCGGATCGTCTCCGACCTCGCGGCGGCCGGCGGTCCGCCCGAGGGCTCGGGTCAGGAGCCGGTCGTGCCGCCGGAGGCCGTGGAGGCGTTGCGAGGGCTGGGGCGTCGGCTGTACGAGCGGGGCAAGATCCGGCCGCGTTGTCTGCTGGACGCGACGACCGCGAAGGAGGCCGGTGCCGCCCTCGTCGCCGACATCGCGGCGGACCTGCTGGAACGACCGGAACTCGGCCACGCGGAGCGCACGATCCTGCTCGCCCTCCTCCTCGAAGTCCCCGCCCCGGGGATTCGCGCGCGGGTGCATCCGCTGTTGCGCCACCGCGACCGCCATGTGCGCAAGCACGCCATCGCGCTGCTCGCCCGTGACGACGACGGTGCGGACGCCCGGGCGTTGTCGGCCGGCCTGATCCCGCTCACTCGGGCCGGGGACGTCCAGACCGTACGTCAGGCGGTGCTCGCGCTCGGGCGGGCGCGGGCGCGCTGGGCGGCGGAGGCGATCGCGGCGTGCCTCGACCACTCCAACATGAACGTCAAGAAGACGGCGGCGGACGCCCTCACCTGTGCCGGGGCCCCGGTGGCCGTGCCCCGGCTGCTCTTCTGGCTCGGGGCCCACGACAACCCGGGTCTGCGCGACCGCCTCACCAAGGCGCTGCGGACGATCCTCGGTGACGCCTCCGCGGCGACGGTCCTCGCAGCCGCCGACCGGGCCGACGACGATCGCACGCGCACTCTGCTGCTCATGGCGCTCGATCGCCGTCTGGAGGCGCGGGCCGTCGGAGCCCTGGTCCGCCAGGGTTCGCCGTCCGGTGCCCGGCTGCTCGCGCTCGTCGCCGACGGCACGATCGCGCTCCGGTCGGGCACGGCCTCGGAACTCGCCGCCCTCGGCATCTCTCCGCCCCCCGGACGACCCGCCGATGTGGACGCGTTGGTCGCGCGGGGCTGGGACCCCGACGTCGCGCTTCGCCTGGCACGGGGGAACGAGGAGGTGCCGTCCGGACTCCGCCCGATGCTGGCGCACTGGCTGGGGCTGGCGGAGGCGCATCCGGAGACCTTGGGCTTCGTCCTTCGCCTGTGTCCTCCGCCGTGGTCGGCCGATGAGGTGAAGCTGTTCGCCCGTTCCGTACGGCCGCTGGTCGCGGGGCTGGCGGACATCGACGACGACCACCGGGACCGGCTCGTCGCCGTCCTGAACGAGGCGGTCGCCGGCCTGCCCGCGTCCGAGGCGTTCGAGATCGCGTCACGCCTTCGCGCCCTGCCGCCGGGCGCGGCGGGAAGCCGCGCATGGCTCGCGCTGCTCCGCCGCAGCGGCGCGGTGCTGACCCGAGCCGACGTCGAACGGGCGCTGGCGGCGGTCCGCGTGGGGGCGAGGCCGTCGGCGGAGGACGTGCTGCGCGAGGCGTTCGCGGCACCGGAGATGGACGAGCCCCTGCCCGAAGAGGCGTTCCGCTGGCGCGAGGCCCTGTCGGAGGCCGTTCGTTCGCCGGCGGCACTGGGGCGATTCCGCGCCGAGGACGGCTTTGCGGCCGTGGGTTCGCGCCATCGGCTGAACGCGCTGATCGACGTGTTCTCGTCCACGGAGCTTCGCGACGCGCTCCTGGATTGGATGTGCGAGCTGCAGCCGGTCGACGCGCCGCCCTGGACCCTGGCGGAAAAGGCACGGCGACGCGCCCCCGCGCTCCGCACGCCCCGCCCGAGCGACCTGGACCAGCCCCGCTCGGCCGCGCAGCGCGAACGACTGCTGTCGATGCTGGACGACCCGGCCCCCGACCGTCGCGAGGCGGCGGCCCGCACGCTGCTCACCTGGCCCGAACCGGAGACGAGACTCGCGGTCCTGCGCGCCCACCTCCAAGGACGGGTCGACATCACCGTCACCGCCGACCTGGCCCGGGCCTCGACCCTCCTCGGGGAAGGCGAGCTGCACGCCCCCGAACGCCTCGCCGCCCACCTGGCCTCCACGGACCTCGGGCCACTCGTTCCCCATCTGCTGCGACGCTGGGAGCAGGGTGACCCCGCCACGCGAGAACGCGCCGGTCAGGTACTACGTCGAGCGTCCCCCGACACCGTGGCGGAGGCGATCTCCGACCGTCTGGAGGCCGGCGCGTGGGGGCTGCTCGACCTCGTCGCCGGCGTTCCCCTGCTGCGCACTCCCGCGCTGACGCGAACGATGCGGCGCCTGCGTCAGGAGGGCCGCGACGACCTGGCGGCCGGGCTCGTCCTCGTCGACGGACCGCTGCGCCACCCCGACGCCGCCCGCCGGGACGAGGCCGTTCTCGCCGCACTCCGTGACCGCACGGCGGTGCGGCGGCCCCAGCCTCCGTCCCGCGCGGACCTGTTCCACGCGGCCCGCACGGGAACGGCCGACCAGATCCGCCGAGCCCTCACCCTCCTCGCCGAACGGCCGCCGGAGGGCTCCGGGTTCGGGGAGTTGCTGGACGAGATGCTCGGACATCCCGAGGCGCGGGTCCGGCTGCAGGCCCACCGGATCACCCGCAAGGTGCTGGACCGGGACGCCCACCTGGAACGGACGACGTGGCTGCTCGACGACCCGCAGCCGGACATCGTGCGTTCGGCGGCCAAGGCGCTGGCGCACGCCTCGTGGCGGCCGGCGATCCCCGGACTGGTGCGGCTGCTCACGCACGCGCACCCCGGAGTCCGGAGGACGGCGGCCGAGGGGCTCGTACTGGTCGGGGCCCCGGCGATCCCCGCGCTGCGGCACGCCGCCGGGCGGGCGCGGCCGGATCGACGGCCCGTCTACACGGAGGTGCTCGACAGGATCAACGCGCCGGGGCCCGATGCGGGACGACGCTCGGCCAGGTGA
- a CDS encoding FHA domain-containing protein: MLTTAIDHADALIDLSNIVRNPRLGGHGKADLIRLERVAGAFAALYGQSGIAFYAVADTSLLHGKGLFLDARQHRALKQWADGGLIEVEPKADPRLLELAEDTGLPIVTGDLFKGHRREFPWLDGSDDAVLRPRPGPGGSVELVHVELPALPDWELSRNEEDDLLLQQGLLDGDRRLRKELLARLWSCPEPRCPRHDPHRARYLLLPRMMGGRIRCDQHGLDMVDTGPRPLSAQLKVIVDGRERHRFTVTAAEPCPVGRSAARPGQVDLSPWLTPDQRRLISRTHLVFRFHNDRLVVRDESRNGTGLRLRDGRTRPLDRSRDLPLGVGEHLVLLPGLELVRSGRRYPAELTAARTGGTPKARGSGDDQTATSAL, from the coding sequence ATGCTGACGACGGCCATCGATCACGCCGACGCGCTGATCGACCTGTCCAACATCGTGCGCAACCCACGGCTCGGCGGACACGGCAAGGCGGACCTGATCAGGCTGGAGCGGGTCGCGGGCGCGTTCGCCGCGTTGTACGGGCAATCCGGCATCGCCTTCTACGCGGTCGCCGATACGAGCCTCCTGCACGGCAAGGGCCTCTTCCTGGACGCCCGTCAGCACCGCGCGCTGAAGCAGTGGGCGGACGGCGGGCTGATCGAGGTGGAGCCCAAGGCCGACCCCCGGTTGTTGGAGCTGGCCGAGGACACGGGGCTGCCGATCGTCACCGGCGACCTGTTCAAGGGGCACCGGCGCGAGTTCCCGTGGTTGGACGGCAGCGACGACGCCGTGCTGCGGCCCCGGCCGGGTCCCGGCGGCTCGGTGGAGCTCGTTCACGTGGAGCTGCCGGCGCTGCCGGACTGGGAGCTGTCGCGCAACGAGGAGGACGACCTGCTGCTCCAGCAGGGTCTGCTCGACGGCGACCGGCGGTTGCGCAAGGAGCTGCTGGCCCGGCTGTGGAGCTGCCCGGAGCCCCGCTGCCCCCGGCACGATCCGCACCGGGCGCGCTACCTGCTGCTGCCCCGGATGATGGGCGGCCGGATCCGCTGCGACCAGCACGGGCTGGACATGGTAGACACCGGGCCCCGGCCGTTGAGCGCCCAGCTCAAGGTCATCGTGGACGGGCGGGAGCGGCACCGGTTCACGGTCACGGCCGCCGAGCCCTGCCCGGTGGGCCGTTCCGCCGCGCGTCCGGGCCAGGTGGATCTGAGTCCGTGGCTCACGCCCGACCAGCGGCGGCTGATCAGCCGTACCCATCTGGTCTTCCGCTTCCACAACGATCGGCTGGTGGTCCGCGACGAGAGCCGCAACGGCACGGGCCTCCGGCTCCGCGACGGCCGCACCCGGCCCCTCGACCGCTCCCGGGACCTCCCCCTCGGCGTGGGCGAGCACCTGGTCCTGCTGCCGGGCCTGGAGTTGGTGCGCAGCGGTCGCCGTTATCCCGCCGAGCTGACCGCCGCCCGTACGGGCGGAACGCCGAAGGCGCGGGGCTCGGGCGACGACCAGACCGCCACCAGCGCCCTGTGA
- a CDS encoding SpoIIE family protein phosphatase, with the protein MRARSWLGRSSKDGRPSAKPETPDDATAEDTPAAPEPPVEADHDGNEPSPGADPEPGDERKSRGGPGDDPEPAEGGREPRGGHSEEAKSVDGPGHDDGRESEVAEAEGPEGEHIAQVTADGPEEDPTFETDETPDVDDWLEETVEEVFDHREALDDRLMGPMATYRWPEAAFPVLGDPDGLPAGRLAAELMELWPLLESAVERTGPGCLVPESLRWDEIAGWQLLCVPPYGARKLPVAETPGAVDRDRWAVVSALVTLAVGRPPRDVADALALTDLLAGDLTQGLDAIVRTVLSAGFAAAAALQAGLEPTGGRRIGFWPTEATLPGSRKVKGDPSMDNEDSAAVVRTPGGGLALLLCDGVTGPGDGSGARASRAAVRAMREFLEDDANAAPDVALGVAQRAVLGSAGAGASTAVVALLSPGGRARLASLGDSSAWLVRPLPDGGRAAWRLTPAHTELAERLAEDPAARSGGSMLVRCLGGIDRTPFTCTVRLAPGDQLVLLSDGAAEQDGDTWFGDDLAELAAAAASGAGRPAAALAAGLVMRSELLGGRDNATVVIADIHAEDAS; encoded by the coding sequence ATGAGGGCACGCAGTTGGCTGGGCCGCTCGTCCAAGGACGGCCGCCCCTCCGCGAAGCCGGAAACACCGGACGACGCGACGGCCGAGGACACCCCCGCCGCGCCCGAACCACCGGTGGAGGCCGACCACGACGGCAACGAACCGTCGCCCGGAGCCGACCCGGAGCCCGGCGACGAGCGGAAGTCGCGAGGAGGGCCTGGTGACGACCCGGAGCCCGCGGAGGGTGGACGGGAGCCCCGAGGCGGGCACTCAGAGGAGGCGAAGTCCGTGGACGGGCCGGGGCACGACGACGGGCGGGAGTCCGAGGTGGCGGAGGCCGAGGGGCCCGAAGGCGAGCACATCGCACAGGTGACGGCCGACGGCCCGGAGGAGGACCCGACGTTCGAGACCGACGAGACGCCGGACGTCGACGACTGGCTGGAGGAGACCGTCGAGGAGGTCTTCGACCACCGGGAGGCCCTGGACGACCGGTTGATGGGCCCCATGGCGACCTACCGGTGGCCGGAGGCGGCGTTCCCCGTCCTCGGCGATCCGGACGGGCTGCCCGCCGGGCGGCTCGCGGCGGAGCTGATGGAGCTGTGGCCGCTCCTGGAGAGTGCCGTGGAGCGCACCGGGCCCGGTTGCCTGGTGCCCGAGTCGCTGCGCTGGGACGAGATCGCCGGTTGGCAGTTGCTGTGCGTCCCCCCGTACGGGGCCCGCAAGCTGCCGGTGGCCGAGACCCCCGGAGCCGTCGACCGGGATCGGTGGGCGGTGGTGTCCGCGCTGGTCACGCTGGCGGTCGGGAGGCCGCCCCGGGACGTGGCCGACGCGTTGGCGCTCACCGACCTGCTGGCGGGCGATCTGACGCAGGGGCTGGACGCCATCGTCCGCACGGTGCTGTCCGCGGGCTTCGCCGCCGCCGCCGCGCTGCAGGCCGGCCTGGAGCCGACGGGAGGGCGGCGGATCGGGTTCTGGCCCACCGAGGCCACGTTGCCCGGCTCGCGCAAGGTCAAGGGCGATCCCTCGATGGACAACGAGGACTCCGCCGCCGTCGTCCGCACCCCCGGCGGGGGTCTCGCGCTGCTGCTGTGCGACGGGGTCACGGGACCGGGCGACGGATCGGGCGCCCGTGCGTCCCGTGCCGCCGTACGGGCCATGCGCGAGTTCCTGGAGGACGACGCGAACGCCGCGCCCGACGTCGCGTTGGGCGTGGCGCAGCGGGCGGTGCTCGGGTCGGCGGGCGCCGGGGCGTCCACGGCGGTGGTGGCGCTGCTGTCGCCGGGCGGCCGGGCGCGGCTGGCCTCGCTGGGCGACAGCTCGGCGTGGCTGGTACGGCCGCTGCCCGACGGCGGGCGGGCGGCCTGGCGGCTGACGCCGGCGCACACCGAGCTGGCCGAACGGCTGGCCGAGGACCCGGCGGCCCGGTCCGGGGGCTCGATGCTCGTCCGGTGCCTCGGCGGCATCGACCGGACCCCGTTCACCTGCACGGTACGGCTCGCGCCGGGCGATCAGCTCGTCCTGCTGAGCGACGGCGCCGCCGAGCAGGACGGGGACACCTGGTTCGGCGACGACCTGGCCGAGCTGGCGGCGGCCGCCGCGTCCGGGGCGGGCCGGCCCGCCGCCGCGCTGGCCGCCGGGCTGGTGATGCGCTCGGAGCTGCTCGGCGGCCGGGACAACGCCACGGTCGTGATCGCCGACATCCACGCCGAGGACGCCTCCTAG